The Anguilla rostrata isolate EN2019 chromosome 1, ASM1855537v3, whole genome shotgun sequence nucleotide sequence ccacaggagcaagcctaaagctggcagtatactcagtaagaagaaagaacttcaggattgagaaccagcggcgaacatgtccacgaacactgttgtcggtatactcagtgagaacaccgcaccgtttaaagtcactccacgccgctggggcgtgaataattacgaggcagctattaaccgggaCTGGAATATcaaccagacctccgtctcgcagctacgccatggatgtataaagagaagggctacgcgagatcacaacacaaaacaaaaagtttaaagtgtttaaagtggctttagtttatctagctatgcaaaagaagaaaaaaggcaaagaaaatggtacgttcgccctctaatcagagtaggacggagaatggagagttttgtctgtacattcggcaagTGCAAGTTTAtacgagggggtccactttctcttatttccgaatgtgtgctaggcgttttgatgacttgctgaaacaagtagcaccattcatcaaacatgcgggaactcacagaattcccatctctacagaagagagattggcgttgactctccgtacattatcatgtgaattcagccctctgaactctcaaccgtgacgtaaccaactatgtgatatttggaccaatagctgagagggagaggtcggagaacaagaaagaacttttcgaaaagttctCCCTTTAGGCCGTCGCACCCTGcaccgtacgaacacacaacaccgcgtctttttgttcgtcagttgttctgattgcttcgttttgctcaaaaaggTCTACTTCGTAcaaagtatactgcctacttaaggcaacagtgacaaggaaaaactccctgtggcagatgggaagaaaccttagaaggaaccaggctcaaggagGAAACGCATcgtcctctggtcggctcagggtgccaactgatgaccaacatgtcagtcagttttatagggtttataatgtggctcagatgatgaagggccgggtggcggtgatggggagcagcaggtggcgacagatgtgtgCAGGCTGGAGGCAATGACGAGTGGTTCCTGACCGGTTGTGATCAGCAGTCCGTCAACAATCTACAAACATGTGCATATTCCGTGTGGTGTCAGACCTTGgccatataattatttttaatatgttataACTGGCTATAGACATCAGTAAATTTCCTACATATTTCTTACAATGTcatattgtatattttcttcgatatttaaaacaaaattattttatatgatttGTACATTTAGATTAGTGATGTGCCTCATTGAAAATTATCAGGGATCTATGggagtattttcaaatattccAGCATCTAAAGGGTTTAAAGGAtcttaaatacatatttgatctGGCTTATATAGGTCTTGTAACAGTGCAGTTAAATGGCtgaaaatttcagttttatttgacaAGACACAGATTTGTAGTTTTGTTCGAAAGTAGCCTAATAAAGTTGCTTGATGAACTACGCTATGAGCCAAAAGCTACAAAAGGAaactggaagtttttttttttcgtaccGATTTGTCTTTTAAAACAAGGGCTTTCGAAGCAAACCACGGACTACAACATGCCACGGAGCAGCCTCCGGAGCTTCTTCCCCACCCGGAAGTGCTTTGTGTTCGACCGTCCCGCCAATGCAGAGAAGATGAAGCACATGGATGACCTGAGCGACGAAGACTTGGAACCCTCCTTCGTGGAGCAAGCCAGGAGCTTCTATAATCACATCATGAGcgaaaccaaaaccaaaaccatgAAAGGGGGCTATTATATGACTGGCAGAAGTGAGTATTGACCAACCACCTGTTATCATCCACTTATTCTTCAGGGAGGTGTTGCAACATATAACTTcctaaaatcataaaaatagatTAACTGAGGTTATGGTAATTCTTTTATTGGATCTCAAAATATTCTGTGCTAGTCCATGATTCTTTGACATGTGTGGGCCTTTGGTCCTTATAAATTCAGTTTGCGTCGTCCGTGGTGTAATTACAGAAAAGCCTTTACCTGTTAGAATGTCATATAAATTCTGCGTTCAGCCATCATGGAAATGAAATGCTGTTGTTATCAGGTGATGGTTAAAGTATGATAAATCAGAGGCCACGCTCTGTCTTCTGTGCTAAGCCTTTAATAACAAGCATAAGGCTCATGCCAAGAATCATACAtcactgtgtgtaaaaaaaaaaaaaacagtctcatCACTGTGTATTGCAGTGCTGGGGAACCTCGCAAAGGTGTTTGTGGACGCTATCTGCAGTGGTCAGGTTCCCTGCCTGGAAAATGCAGTTGTGGCTCTGGCCCAGATTGAGAACTCTAATGCAATAGCTGCTGCTGTGAAGTCCTACAAGGAAGAGATGGCCAGTTGGGTTGCCTTCCCAACTGAAACACAGGAGGAGCTGTCACGTATACACGGCAATGTCGAGAAAAATGCTGTCGAGATCTTCATGAACCTCTGCTTCAAGGATGAGGATCAGAAAAACCAACTTGAGCTAATGGTAAAGGAATGCAGTCAGTCCCTACTATTCCCCATCAATCAAACTGTACtcttcattttattgtgtagtGGACACCATGGCTCAGGGCtggggtgcattgtgggtagacaGTATCTGGGCCATAACCTGTGTGTCATCATCATctgcctccttctcctctttaTTGTAGAAACTGCTGCAGACAGAGTACATGGCAATCTGCGAGAAGAATGTTGTTGAATCGCAGAAGGCTTGCGAGTCCATCATCGGGCAAATATTCGGGCCTCTGGAGAAAAATACTGCATCTGGACAATACATGTCAGTTGGAGGATACCAGCAGTACCGCAAGGCGTTACGAAATGGCATCTCAAAATACAGATCAGCACCGGGAAAAGGAATAAAGGTACAGTACACTGGACAAGGTAAACTGGAGGACATCTGATTTATGATCTATCATAGGTGTGTATTGTAATACCCAGGCAGTCCTGCACTTTAATTGGATTGGACTGGATATTTTTAAGTGAATGTTCTCTCTGTTCTTATGAGGGCTGCTCACATGAGTGCTGGGTTACAGGATGAGGAATGTCTAAAGGAATACCTGGCCAAGAAAGAACCTGTTGAGCAAGCCATAATGACTGTGGACCAATCTCTCAGTGATGCACAACGGAAGGAAGaaggtgatgtcacaaaggatTCATGAAATGGGTTGGATTTTATAAATACTTCCCTGTGACACTACATCCTTTTGCAGTATACAACATATATTACTATGGGCTAACCAGACGCCCGACTCTTGTATtccttcagttttcagtttttttgaggttcttgaaaatgtatttctcagaTGATGCATCAAGATGGACCATTTCAGCATCaatggaagggagagagaactACATGCGTTCCTTATAAAAGTTAACAGTACAGAGTTTACCAATTTGTTAGTCCATAGTAGTATCTGTTGATATACTCAAAGGATCTAAAGAGGGGATGGAAATGCATGATTCTACAGACCCACCAGATACTCATCTTTCTATATGTGCTGACACTCATAACCATTACTGAATGCATCgcattaaaatgaagaatttgCATTAAAATACTTATATGGCAAGAACCATTCACCCAAAGCACATTACTCATCTCatgatgaaataatatttaattttacgGTAAAATTGTTGAACATTGATTACCAAAAAGATATTATTCTACATAATTATCAATTATGGAAGGCCTATGtagtcctggtcctggaaagcctaggggctgctggtttttgtttttacctttaaATGAATAACCATTTCAGAGCAGAGACACAAGGTCGGATGATTTTTCTGTGTGATCACCAGCCATAATTGATCAATTATGTGCTCagtaacaaagaaaaacagcaaaccCTGTCGCTGTCCAGAAACAAGGTTGCAGGCCCCTGATCTATGGCCTTATCTTGTGTATATTGCTTCAATTGACTCATGATTAATCACTGTTGAGCTGACACAGCCATGCATCTTCCTCCAGAACTTTGGGCAAAAATGGAGGTCATGTATCAAGAGACTCGTGCTTCTGAGGAGCAGAGAAAGATCACGGAGAGGCAGCTGATCGACCAGGAGCGAACCTTCGAAGAGAACAAGAAGCAGCTGGAGGAAAAGTTGGAGGAGGACAAGAAGAATGCTGCAAAGGAGTTAGACATGGTCCTGAACAGCAAGCTGCAGGTAGATTCTGCAGGCATTTGCACTCAACAAGCTCGTAGACCTGTGGCCAGCTTCTTTGTCAGAGATGCCCTGAGTGATATTGTTGCCTTCGACATTAATACTTCAGTTAAAGATAAGACCTGAGGGGAGGTCTCCAAAAGCCACCCTTATTTCAAGTAACTGTATTGGCCCCCAGTCTGGTCTGGAATTCTGttcctggagaaccacagagTGTTCTGGGTTTTTGTTATTCAACACTAAATTAACCAATTAAAGCAGTCAAATACACAGTTAAATCACTTATCTTGGTTTCTTGGATCAAACTTGGTTGCTGATTGTAAGGTGAACACAAAACCCTGCCAGACCAGtttctctccaggaccagggttcaCTACCCCTGAGTTAGAGGTTACATTTTCTGCAGGTGGGagtggggagaaaaataaatcaaacatgtAGAGGAATGAAGAAACAAATAATCCCCATCAGCCTGTGATAGTGTGCCACATTGTGCTTAGCTCACTGACCAAGATTTTATAAAGTTTGTTGTATGTTTGGTTGATAGTTTGTTGCCATGCTGTAGCATCCCAGACATGGGAACTGATAACTGGTCTTCCGCTTACACACAAAAAGCAATAATACTGCATTACGCATATGCGAAAGGTTGGGGCACTTACCCAGGTAGAATCTCCTGCAACAGTAGAGAGGAATGCAATCGAGAGAAGAAATCGCTCCCCTTTTGCATAGAAACCAGAGAGGAACTCTACTAATCATAGAGTACCTTGTTGACAACAGATAGAacaacacacagtaaaattttaaCTCAACTCTATCAACTCTAGTTCATACATCCAATAGGGACCACGTGTTAGAGTTgattcaacactgaacattttactgtgcatcaTTAGTGACTGGAGGATACTTTCTGGCTCTTCCTATTGGCTGTAGTCACGCAGCCCAGATGCAAAAAGTATCCGCCAATCACAGTCAACgtttttcttcttcatattACCAGCATACACCTTGCTTGGTGGTGCTCTTCTCTGGTTTCAATACAAAAAAGGTGACCACATTCCATCGCTATTTTATTATACCTGGAACAGTGCTTTTTTTAGCCATGTCATAACATAccataatacaatataatgatgagaacaggccattcagcccaacaatgctcaccattttcctaactaaattgtacctacaggctagatagtatctaataccagtgtttcctgtggaattgatctcttggtgtggtggtgggtgtccggaagggggggggggggggggggggtgagcaaaggcaaaaaaatttaagactatgaaaacataacattttgagacttcttaaaggtttttttaaaatatctaaatctatcttATAGCTCTGAcgagctcttgatacaaggaataaCAGTTTGCAAGAGCTAAAAAGTACTTttagatgtactttaaaaccataaaaggtttgttaacccttgtattgtttgtaaatattgaagcaaaataggcctgtattttgagttatgGTGGGGTGAGAACAATTGAAATGCACATTGTCCATCTAGAAGTTCTATCTTCAAGAATAGAGGACTACATGACTAAAATTGATACTCaagaaaagttacatattgcactttaaaagggacacttctgctaaattaactcAATTACCATGATAAAATAGTACttagaatgttttatctttttatttaacaatataatttgagctgggtccacattcaaagccctctctctctgtctctctcacactcaatagcagagtttacatgcattgccatgcaaaaaaaaggaaaaagtgagaaaaatggctttaaagattctgttctgttacattctaaTTCTACTGAGAAGCATGATACAAAAATTTCCTAACTAACTTAGATGCTTGattaatgtatgttttattaGCTAGTTTTATCTGTATTAATTTCTGGACACTGCAGCCGCTTGTGAGACTGCTCCTCTCGTTATAATCATAATCGTCATTAGAACGCAgccgttttttttaattcgcGCTGTTTTGGCGATTTGCCAAAAAATTCGCGGCCGCGACATCTGACGGGCTTCTCCAGGtcaccattttaatcagatgtatTGTACCATTATAACAGTAGCtctagattaaaaaaaaaatggtaggCACGTAGCTCAACTGGAACAGGTTCCGCTTcggctcaaacaaacactgtttattttcagataacgttacatatttattttgtacttgtCCGATCAGACAACTGCATGAGGCATTCCATTTTCCCGGTCAGAGTTAGGATCCGCCAGTTGTCATCACCGAATGATAGTTAACGCCAGTGCTTCAGATGGGCAGGAGCTGTCGGGACTTGTAAATGAGTACCGACTCTTCTTTTGATtaccaacattaatttattttaaacagtatgtaaTTTGAGGAGTAGGTACCGGCACTCATTTTTGTCCAATTAAAACACTGGTTAACactatggtatttttgtaatatttgaagcGTCGCTACCTGCCTTTTCCTTGTCTTTCGgtggctgaagaaaaaaaagtgacgctTTGACAGACCGTGCGACATTAGCGCGCTGCAAGTCTTCCGACCGCCACAGAAAGGAGCAAGCACGGAGCGCGCGGCCTAGGCTCTTTTTGAAAGTAGGCTAAATATGTGGACGCGACAGTATGGATTTGAAAGCGTAAttaggcagaaatatttagaaagtttaacatttttaatttatgaatttaatatataggctatatacagtatatatatatatatattttttttaattaattttattctaattttttttttttaattatggtgTGGCGGCAAGGACTTTGCTGTGGCGCCACGCCACGGCAAAACCTTACCAGCGGAAACGTTGAATATCAagtctggtcttgaaaaccACCCATTTTCACCTCTACTACAACACcgggcaagctattccacacattgactgcatgaaaaaatgcttcctaCTGTCTGTGTGGAACTTaccttttgctcatttccatttacGTCCCCACATTCTACTTACAGAACTCCTGAAGAATCTCTcatagttcactttgttaatccacattatgaatttaaaaaccttAATCAAATCCTTCCTGTCAGGTATGATTGCTGCAGTATGAATAGAAACCCCAGCTGATTCATTCAGCTTGTTTCCTATGTATTAATGCAGGGCGAAAACAGCATGAACTCCAATTGTGATGCTTGGTGTCTCTGATTTTCCAAGTTAAGGTTTTTCTGAGCGTGGTTTTGCTTCTcgttgtttttgtcttttcaggAACAGGAGGAGCTCATTAAGCAAGGCTTCGAAGAGAAGGCACAGCTCATGAAGGATGAAATTGATTCCCTCAAGAGGGAGAAGGCTGAAAACGAGTCCCGTTCATATATTCCTACTATTTTGAGTGCCATGGGACAAGCTGCCGCCATATTTTTGCCAGGAATCATCCCAAAGGTAGCAGGGGTGGGTGTCTCAGCTCTTTCAAGCCTGCTTAAAAAATAGGCTGAAGGAGAATAACAGTTCTGAGACACGGTAACCTGTCATTTGTGCTGTGAAACATGTCACAATCGACACTGTCACCGTTTTAACAAAGTGCCCAAAACTTTGTTTGAacgtctctcttctctctgccaTAAGGAGCGAGAAGCCGTAAAGTAAAACTATGAaagtacagtgctgtgaaaacagTATCTTATTCCTAGGTGCAGGGTAGAAAAAGGCTTAGGGATGCGGGGTTTTAACTCTGAGGTTGTAGGTCTGATTCCCAGAGTGtgcactgctgttgcacccttaGGTACTAAACCTGAATTGTATCGTGCTTAAAATATTATGAGCGTAACCTcttgtagcagcagcagtatcaTTGCTTTTTTGGGACAGAAAAATGCAatgacctggattcaatcaacatttgtccttaactttggcgTACAGGGAAACAAAAGTGTAAGTATTACACTTTTTCgccacaaactcagtttggcaagttaGTCTCAGTGATTGCTAAACTCAGCAAACTATGTGAAGAGAGAAAAATTGTTCAATCACAAATCACAATTTGTGATTTTAATTAGtttgtcaaagttaaggacaaatgacTGAATCCCAGCTATGGTGTGGGTATCATGCAAAATGTTTagcatttccaaaaataatatgaattcaCAGCAACAGCTATTTGCTTTGAAGTAGTTGTTTGTTTTAAgggattttaatttatttgaacacaATGTGATTTAATCTCATCGGTTTCTGTACCGATGTCATATGCTGCTGAATTATGAGAcatttgaataatgaaaaagaataaaacacagACATGGCTTTTTGAGCAGCACCAACAAATTCTAGGACTCCCcaatggttttcattttcaaaagtgaATATGATTCAGCTCAGCTTAGTTAAAATATAATAGTATAACGTTGAATAGATTTGTTTAACATTCAGTACTGCCTACTGGTACACAAAAATCTCTAGCAGCTTTTGAGGCCTTAGTATTCAACCAACATATTCTTCGAAACCTCCCTGTAAGCAACCTATACACCGCACAGTATTTTGTCTTCACGCAgcaaaaacattcagtgttCAATCAACTCTGACAAAATCAATTTTACTCTCACAGTGTACACTTGATGCCGCGTCGGCATCACACAAACTTCGAGTTGAATgaacacgttttttttattaagcGGGGTTGTGTGAACATACTTTCTGTTGTACAGTGTTCAGACCGGGGCGGGGAACACAATTTGGTaactattattacatttatttctaagTGCAACATATGTACTCCTATAGCCGCATATTATTTAAATCAAACAACTGGGTATTCGGATACTGGTGGTGatgtagtataatggtgagGAAAGTGGGATTACATTCCATGGAGGTTGCGAGTTTGATTCTGTAGTAAGACTCTGGTGTTGCACCTTTGATCAAGGTACTTaccctgaattacttcagtgaACATATACCCAGGTGGACACTTGGCATAGAAACtgtttttcccacggcgtgcCGCCGTGGCTATGCGTGGCAaactgtggtcactcactcactcactcatgaacgacctgagagggacgttttgtagaacgcatgtgcaggtggtgctttgtttagtaggacgcatgcgcaggtggtactgcacaagatttttaagcacagctttatcgcctaacgttactttagctaaccctacaGTGTTAGCGTTtcacctactttagttaacctacttaCCGCGTACGGATGATATAcggcacgcatgagtaggagctaaagacacacagctacaaccaccgatacagatgtatggacacacggaggacaacaaataacgttacagaggtgaggacatgccatagctagctagctatatagttagtacaggtgtgcggtgggtctggacggtttcatgcttgttttttttttggaatgtaacttgaaaaaactgtaaattgtTCTAGATAAGTGTCTGGTAAAATAGAAATGTACTTCTGCCAATTGTATAAATACAGTTATGGACTGTTTTTTATTGGCTGGACCAAGTAAGACAAAGAGTGGAAATTAACATAAGCTTAATGTCAAATACTATGACATTAAGCTTATGTTGTTTGGTagcaattttaaatgagatgtCTACCAGAAAGTAAGCAAAGCGGTTATgctccccaaacacactgctgatAACCTGAATCTGAATGAACCCATTATTGATTAGACATTAGACACGCTGGTCCAGCTCCATCTTATAAGTATATGATTTATAGAAATGATATCCGTtacaataaaaggaaatgattattttcctgcttttaaaTTTGGGGAAAGTATGGTATCTTGACTGCACAAGATAATccctaagcaaataaataattgcaattttcttttttaattatgcgtttttttaaaccatgtaaACCACAGAGCTCTAGCACTGGTAAACCAGTCACACCTGAAATATCCAAGGTGACATAGCTTTCTTTCACATGCAATCCATTCAGAATAATACAGGATAATGATTTAAGGTTACATTTAGGttatggcagtgccccacctgggaatggAGTCTACAGCCTCAATTGCCAGTGCTGTTCCCTAACTGTCATtctacactgccccccccccctccccccacacacacagttgaggacaaaattttacatacagctcagctaaagatattcaaactcagtttttcacaac carries:
- the LOC135235142 gene encoding guanylate-binding protein 1-like, which encodes MSSGTVSMREPICLVENEQDGNLRLVPEAVEILKQIDQPVVVVAIVGLYRTGKSYLMNKLAGKRKGFALGSTIQSKTKGIWMWCVPHPKKANHTLVLLDTEGLGDVEKGDAKNDNWVFSLAVLLSSTLVYNSIGTIDNDALQRLHYVTELTDHIKVKSQAGDEDESTEFMRFFPSFVWTVRDFTLELVHDGNQITADQYLENALKLKSGLSKQTTDYNMPRSSLRSFFPTRKCFVFDRPANAEKMKHMDDLSDEDLEPSFVEQARSFYNHIMSETKTKTMKGGYYMTGRMLGNLAKVFVDAICSGQVPCLENAVVALAQIENSNAIAAAVKSYKEEMASWVAFPTETQEELSRIHGNVEKNAVEIFMNLCFKDEDQKNQLELMKLLQTEYMAICEKNVVESQKACESIIGQIFGPLEKNTASGQYMSVGGYQQYRKALRNGISKYRSAPGKGIKDEECLKEYLAKKEPVEQAIMTVDQSLSDAQRKEEELWAKMEVMYQETRASEEQRKITERQLIDQERTFEENKKQLEEKLEEDKKNAAKELDMVLNSKLQEQEELIKQGFEEKAQLMKDEIDSLKREKAENESRSYIPTILSAMGQAAAIFLPGIIPKVAGVGVSALSSLLKK